A DNA window from Legionella sp. MW5194 contains the following coding sequences:
- a CDS encoding TIGR00730 family Rossman fold protein, which yields MKTLAVFCGASLGHSAVYAEQAEVLADALSDKNITLVYGGATVGLMGILANRLLNQGGKVIGVIPQSLVEVDIAHERLTELHIVHSMAERKQLIARLAEGFLMLPGGAGSLDEFFEMVVSAQLGHHQKPCGLLNTAGYYDLLLQFMDHAVAEGFFNSRCHQGILVGQSPLDLLNRFMHYQSSASPRWIKEPA from the coding sequence ATGAAGACGCTGGCTGTTTTTTGCGGCGCAAGCCTGGGTCACTCCGCCGTGTATGCCGAACAGGCGGAGGTCCTGGCGGATGCTCTGTCAGATAAAAACATTACCCTGGTTTATGGGGGTGCAACCGTTGGTCTCATGGGCATTCTGGCTAACCGCCTTCTGAACCAGGGAGGAAAAGTCATCGGCGTCATTCCCCAATCCCTGGTGGAAGTCGACATTGCCCATGAGCGCTTAACCGAACTTCATATCGTCCATTCCATGGCCGAAAGGAAACAATTAATCGCCCGTCTGGCCGAGGGTTTTCTGATGCTGCCCGGCGGCGCCGGTTCACTGGATGAATTTTTTGAAATGGTCGTTTCAGCACAGCTCGGCCATCACCAAAAACCCTGTGGCTTATTGAATACCGCCGGTTATTATGATTTGCTTCTTCAGTTCATGGACCATGCCGTCGCTGAAGGGTTTTTTAACAGCCGCTGTCATCAAGGGATTCTTGTTGGTCAGTCGCCGCTGGATTTACTGAACCGGTTCATGCATTATCAATCCTCTGCGAGCCCGCGTTGGATAAAAGAGCCGGCCTGA
- the purL gene encoding phosphoribosylformylglycinamidine synthase subunit PurL: MLKTPDFFDFSQLSRDEAACRLQEFNLRLTVDEALTIQNELLKRPPTYAECVLWSIQGSEHCSYKSSRKHLKHFMTDAPHVILGPKEDAGIVAVAADHEGRRYGIAMSHESHNHPSQLVPYEGAATGVGGNVRDVCCMGAEVIAVADSLRFGQRHRPKTRWLEQGVVRGIAGYANPLGIPNLAGDVDYDEGYNENCLVTVVTLGVVREDQVIHSCAPPNADDYHFVLVGKPTDNSGFGGAAFASSNLDSEREEENKGAVQEPNAFLQRHLLKANEAFFTWLREQNLINRVGFKDLGAGGIACASVELAEAGGYGAEIDLETVPTSMANLPPAVVLCSETQERFMWVVPQSLVSDLLSHYNERFALPEICDGARATVIGRLRQDDRYVVRYQGKSLVDARAKDITQGILYDRPYVSRLSHFSEVNRPPSQHLTEDLLRLLAHETIASRAPIYEMYDKQVQGRTILERGCADAGVMAPFNEDKYPQEIQKTAIALAVGQNPRFNKISAYWGAVNAVTEAVRKVVATGAWPCALTDCLCFGNPEKPEQMGELVEAVKGIADAAGAVKMLDTGAGLPIISGNVSLYNDSSAGAIPPSPMISCLGRMPDYTRAVTFDLKQQGSVLYLIGERRQQGGGSVYDALHSCAATDIPQPNLAVFQAELRAVYDAIQRQFVLAAHAITRGGLAVAVAEMAFKNNVGVDITPPAATALVPWLFAEEGGFILEVPPQHTRAIEQLFKESAVPCVAIGETTASATLTVHSAIHLPLALAREAWENGLREGDCCDKH; this comes from the coding sequence GTGTTGAAAACGCCGGATTTTTTTGATTTTTCTCAATTGTCCAGGGATGAAGCGGCTTGCCGGCTTCAGGAGTTCAACCTGCGGCTTACCGTCGATGAAGCCTTAACCATCCAGAATGAATTATTAAAACGTCCTCCGACCTACGCTGAATGCGTTCTCTGGTCCATTCAGGGCTCTGAACATTGTTCCTATAAAAGCAGCAGAAAACACCTTAAACACTTCATGACTGACGCGCCGCATGTGATTCTTGGACCCAAGGAAGATGCGGGTATCGTGGCTGTAGCCGCCGACCATGAAGGGCGGCGTTACGGCATTGCCATGAGCCATGAGTCACACAATCACCCATCGCAACTGGTGCCTTATGAAGGCGCGGCGACCGGGGTGGGTGGCAATGTTCGCGATGTGTGCTGTATGGGGGCCGAAGTGATTGCGGTCGCTGATAGTCTGCGATTTGGCCAACGTCATCGCCCTAAAACCCGTTGGCTGGAACAAGGAGTCGTTCGCGGCATTGCAGGCTATGCCAACCCCCTGGGTATCCCTAATCTGGCAGGCGATGTCGACTACGATGAAGGGTATAATGAAAATTGTCTGGTAACCGTCGTCACCCTGGGCGTTGTCCGCGAAGATCAGGTGATCCATTCCTGCGCACCGCCCAATGCGGACGACTATCATTTTGTTCTGGTCGGTAAACCGACGGACAACAGCGGTTTTGGCGGCGCAGCGTTTGCCTCATCCAATCTGGACAGCGAACGGGAAGAAGAAAACAAGGGCGCAGTTCAGGAACCGAATGCCTTCCTGCAGCGTCACCTGTTGAAAGCCAATGAGGCGTTTTTTACCTGGTTGCGTGAGCAAAACCTGATTAATCGGGTAGGGTTTAAGGATTTGGGCGCCGGCGGCATTGCCTGTGCCAGCGTGGAACTGGCCGAAGCCGGCGGTTATGGCGCTGAAATTGATTTGGAAACAGTGCCCACCAGCATGGCCAACCTCCCGCCTGCGGTTGTCCTGTGTTCCGAAACCCAGGAACGCTTCATGTGGGTCGTGCCCCAAAGCCTTGTCTCCGATTTGCTGAGTCATTACAACGAACGCTTTGCCCTGCCGGAAATTTGTGATGGCGCCAGGGCCACCGTCATCGGCCGTTTGCGTCAGGATGATCGCTACGTGGTGCGTTATCAGGGCAAGAGCCTGGTCGATGCGCGCGCAAAAGACATTACGCAGGGAATTTTATACGATAGACCCTACGTCAGCCGGCTGAGTCATTTCTCGGAGGTGAACCGGCCTCCCAGCCAGCATTTAACCGAGGACCTGCTCCGTTTGCTCGCTCATGAAACCATTGCTTCAAGAGCCCCCATTTATGAAATGTATGATAAACAGGTGCAGGGGCGCACGATTCTGGAGCGTGGCTGCGCCGATGCAGGGGTAATGGCCCCTTTTAACGAAGACAAATACCCGCAAGAAATTCAAAAAACCGCCATTGCCCTGGCGGTAGGACAAAATCCCAGGTTTAATAAAATCAGCGCCTATTGGGGTGCTGTCAATGCCGTCACTGAGGCGGTGCGTAAGGTGGTTGCGACGGGTGCCTGGCCCTGCGCGCTCACGGATTGCCTGTGTTTTGGCAATCCAGAAAAACCGGAGCAGATGGGTGAGCTTGTGGAGGCGGTCAAAGGGATCGCGGATGCGGCGGGCGCCGTGAAAATGCTTGATACGGGAGCGGGTTTGCCCATTATCTCAGGCAACGTATCGCTTTATAACGACTCTTCTGCCGGCGCTATTCCTCCAAGCCCCATGATCAGTTGTTTAGGCCGTATGCCCGATTACACCCGGGCAGTCACCTTCGATTTAAAACAACAAGGCTCGGTACTGTACCTCATCGGCGAGCGGCGCCAACAGGGCGGCGGCAGCGTCTATGATGCCCTCCATTCCTGTGCCGCCACGGATATTCCTCAGCCTAATCTTGCTGTTTTTCAGGCCGAATTACGGGCTGTGTATGACGCGATTCAACGTCAGTTCGTTCTTGCCGCCCATGCCATCACGCGCGGCGGTCTTGCGGTGGCTGTCGCCGAAATGGCGTTTAAAAACAACGTCGGCGTCGATATTACCCCGCCTGCCGCTACCGCATTAGTCCCCTGGTTATTCGCGGAAGAGGGCGGCTTTATCCTGGAAGTACCGCCGCAGCACACCCGTGCAATTGAACAATTATTCAAAGAAAGCGCTGTTCCCTGTGTCGCTATCGGCGAGACAACGGCTTCCGCTACCCTGACAGTGCATTCAGCCATTCATTTACCCCTGGCCCTGGCTCGCGAGGCCTGGGAAAACGGTTTACGTGAAGGAGATTGTTGTGACAAGCATTGA
- the purM gene encoding phosphoribosylformylglycinamidine cyclo-ligase — translation MTSIDYKAAGVDVEAGNRAVRSIKAAVESTFSPHVLTGIGHFASMFDLKPLLEEYEHPVMVQSIDGVGTKMMVAKRMQKFDTIGMDLVSATTNDIIVLGAKPLTLLDYIANDKLDAAIVEQIVSGMVVACRENQISLVGGETAEMPGTYVSGEFDLVGVITGVVDKHKAITGKTICEGDSVVTFPSSGLHTNGYSLARKLFFGVLGLDVDSYHHDLGRTIGEELLTPHLNYTQPVHRILAQGLTIKGMAHITGGGLLENIPRILPPHCGVEIEKKRIPHLPVFDVMKQLSRLDDEHMFRTFNMGAGLVLILSPQDLSAVREVLQKSYSLPVYEIGKVVRGPQQVTLL, via the coding sequence GTGACAAGCATTGATTACAAGGCGGCCGGGGTGGATGTCGAAGCCGGTAACCGGGCTGTGCGAAGCATTAAAGCGGCCGTGGAGAGCACCTTCTCACCGCACGTATTAACCGGAATTGGTCATTTTGCGTCGATGTTTGATTTAAAACCCTTACTGGAGGAATATGAGCATCCAGTCATGGTGCAAAGCATTGACGGTGTCGGCACGAAAATGATGGTGGCGAAACGGATGCAAAAGTTTGATACCATCGGCATGGATTTAGTCAGCGCCACCACCAACGACATCATAGTCCTCGGCGCCAAACCCCTGACTCTGCTGGATTACATTGCCAATGATAAACTCGATGCTGCCATTGTTGAACAAATCGTCAGCGGCATGGTCGTTGCCTGCCGGGAAAATCAGATTTCGCTGGTGGGCGGTGAAACCGCGGAAATGCCCGGTACTTACGTGTCCGGGGAGTTTGACCTGGTTGGTGTGATTACCGGCGTGGTTGACAAGCACAAGGCAATTACTGGAAAAACCATCTGTGAAGGCGACAGCGTGGTGACGTTTCCTTCCAGTGGGCTGCATACCAACGGTTACTCGCTGGCACGCAAACTGTTTTTTGGGGTCTTAGGTCTTGATGTCGACAGTTATCATCACGATTTGGGACGCACCATTGGCGAGGAATTGTTAACGCCTCATCTCAATTACACGCAACCCGTCCATCGCATTTTAGCGCAAGGCCTCACCATCAAAGGCATGGCCCACATTACTGGTGGCGGTTTATTGGAAAATATTCCACGTATCCTGCCGCCGCATTGTGGGGTGGAAATTGAAAAAAAACGCATCCCGCATTTGCCTGTTTTTGATGTCATGAAGCAGTTGAGCCGCCTGGATGATGAGCACATGTTTCGCACTTTTAACATGGGGGCTGGCCTGGTTTTAATTCTTTCGCCTCAGGACTTGAGCGCGGTCAGGGAAGTTCTGCAGAAATCTTATTCCCTGCCTGTCTATGAAATTGGCAAGGTTGTTCGCGGCCCGCAACAGGTGACCTTACTATGA